In Duganella zoogloeoides, a single genomic region encodes these proteins:
- a CDS encoding hybrid sensor histidine kinase/response regulator, producing MLTSGINTKSVNSARLLLWGAGWALAMAVGVAAYCVGDRIVDADARQRFDHLARSTQYAMSVRIKAYANVTRGLAALLQTNDALDRRQFQQYVAGLDLPRQFPAVVAMTWEPEAGAGFVAYQGAYPAGHAGAGGEFGIGLPVYRDGMPQDDAAQRRAAYRGMAGLNFSVAKLMQIVLDETMVRDVRLDLYADGSVDPDRRRLVIEPRDRLLFSEHGAAPAAALADGDYFESVLPVDFNGALWKARFQVRKTALRNGFDVYFPLASALVGGAGTLLLYSYLAVLYLSRRRAVKHRVLLDTVLNNLDAHVYMKDQNRRYIYVNPKMAEHLGLPAAEIVGRRDRELMPEEKADAAWALEQPVFADGVKRASETQFACPAGVAQYHWNVRVPVTLGRSVTAVIGVSTDVTELHQLKDRADTANRAKSDFLSNMSHEIRTPMNSIIGMAHLALKTVTHPKQRDYLQKIYHSGQHLLGIINDILDFSKIEAGKMDLEVLDFSIDMLLTNLTSQLGEVATARGLELVYEIHPDLPRQLRGDPLRLEQVLINFTSNAIKFSEQGRVHVRARLLEERDHHMVVRFEVQDRGIGMSEDEVAQLFQSFHQADTSTTRRYGGTGLGLVISQQLAELMGGRVGVESRLGEGSTFWFTARLDRPSRAMSDEADGGDSGDGANVYDPQQAGLFESIRGASILLVEDNIFSQQVGQELLEDGGATVCVANNGKEAIDLLLKERFDCVLMDVQMPVMDGFEATRLIRAHPRLSGTLVIAMTANAGRDDQQRCMDAGMDEFVTKPVAPRLLFAVLAKWLDQRAATPEAALRPVVPPPPSFFTMADGQPTAAGAVVLQAAEPQAAAADSLAAHGPAAAPGAPTPPTALPPQSPRPPSQQSPQPPSPPSAPPAEGELFDIAALAQTFAGKPDKMRKYTQLFLDSARDTMVEIDAALAAADLARLSELGHRLKSSARAVGAMRFGNLCLALEQGRQDADTARAGALVAQMHALLLVLGPHMEQELLAYDPG from the coding sequence ATGCTCACATCGGGTATTAACACGAAATCTGTCAACAGCGCGCGCCTGCTGCTGTGGGGCGCCGGCTGGGCATTGGCAATGGCCGTGGGCGTTGCCGCATATTGCGTGGGCGACCGCATTGTCGATGCCGATGCCCGCCAGCGTTTCGATCACCTGGCCCGCAGCACCCAGTATGCGATGTCCGTGCGCATCAAGGCGTACGCCAATGTCACGCGCGGGCTGGCGGCGCTGTTGCAGACCAACGACGCGCTCGATCGCCGCCAGTTCCAGCAGTATGTCGCCGGCCTGGACCTGCCGCGCCAGTTTCCCGCCGTGGTGGCGATGACCTGGGAACCCGAGGCTGGCGCCGGTTTCGTCGCCTACCAGGGCGCCTATCCTGCCGGCCATGCCGGCGCCGGGGGCGAGTTTGGTATCGGCCTGCCGGTGTACCGGGATGGCATGCCGCAGGATGATGCTGCCCAGCGCCGCGCCGCTTATCGCGGCATGGCGGGCCTGAATTTTTCGGTCGCCAAGCTGATGCAGATCGTGCTCGATGAAACCATGGTGCGCGACGTGCGCCTCGATCTGTACGCCGATGGCAGCGTCGATCCCGACCGCCGCCGGCTGGTGATCGAGCCGCGCGACCGGCTGCTGTTCAGCGAACACGGTGCGGCGCCCGCTGCGGCGCTGGCGGATGGCGACTATTTCGAGTCGGTGCTGCCGGTCGATTTCAACGGCGCCTTGTGGAAGGCGCGGTTCCAGGTGCGCAAGACGGCGCTGCGCAACGGCTTCGATGTGTACTTCCCGCTCGCATCCGCACTGGTAGGCGGGGCCGGCACGCTGCTGCTCTACAGCTACCTGGCGGTGCTGTACCTGTCACGGCGGCGTGCGGTCAAGCACCGCGTGCTGCTCGATACAGTGCTCAACAACCTCGACGCGCACGTGTACATGAAGGACCAGAACCGCCGCTACATCTATGTCAACCCGAAGATGGCCGAGCACCTGGGGCTGCCGGCAGCGGAAATCGTGGGCCGGCGCGACCGCGAGCTGATGCCCGAGGAGAAGGCCGATGCCGCGTGGGCGCTGGAGCAGCCGGTGTTTGCCGATGGCGTCAAGCGCGCCAGCGAAACCCAGTTCGCCTGTCCCGCCGGTGTGGCGCAGTACCACTGGAACGTGCGGGTGCCGGTCACGCTGGGACGCTCGGTGACGGCGGTGATTGGCGTCTCGACCGATGTCACGGAATTGCATCAGTTGAAGGACCGGGCCGATACCGCCAACCGCGCCAAGAGCGATTTTTTGTCGAACATGAGCCACGAGATCCGCACACCGATGAACAGCATCATCGGCATGGCCCATCTGGCGCTGAAAACGGTCACCCACCCCAAACAGCGCGACTACCTGCAAAAGATTTATCACTCGGGCCAGCACCTGCTGGGCATCATCAACGATATCCTCGATTTTTCCAAGATCGAGGCGGGCAAGATGGACCTCGAGGTGCTCGATTTTTCCATCGACATGCTGCTCACCAACCTCACCAGCCAGCTGGGCGAGGTGGCCACCGCGCGCGGGCTGGAGCTGGTGTACGAGATCCATCCCGACCTGCCGCGCCAGTTGCGCGGCGATCCGCTGCGCCTGGAGCAGGTGCTGATCAATTTCACCAGCAACGCCATCAAGTTTTCCGAGCAGGGCAGGGTGCACGTGCGCGCGCGCCTGCTCGAAGAGCGCGACCATCACATGGTGGTGCGTTTCGAGGTGCAGGACCGGGGCATCGGCATGAGCGAGGACGAGGTGGCGCAGCTGTTCCAGTCGTTCCACCAGGCGGACACTTCCACGACGCGCCGCTACGGCGGCACCGGCCTTGGACTGGTGATCAGCCAGCAGCTGGCTGAGTTGATGGGCGGCCGGGTGGGCGTGGAGAGCCGGCTCGGCGAAGGCAGCACGTTCTGGTTCACGGCGCGCCTGGACCGGCCTTCCCGCGCCATGTCCGACGAAGCTGATGGCGGCGATAGCGGCGATGGCGCCAATGTGTACGATCCGCAGCAGGCGGGCCTGTTCGAGAGCATTCGAGGCGCCTCGATCCTGCTGGTGGAAGACAATATCTTCAGCCAGCAGGTGGGGCAGGAACTGTTGGAAGACGGCGGCGCCACCGTGTGCGTGGCCAACAACGGCAAGGAGGCGATCGACCTGCTGCTCAAGGAGCGCTTCGACTGCGTGCTGATGGATGTGCAGATGCCGGTGATGGACGGTTTCGAGGCCACGCGCCTCATCCGCGCCCACCCCAGGCTGTCCGGCACCCTGGTGATTGCCATGACCGCCAACGCCGGCCGCGACGACCAGCAGCGCTGCATGGACGCCGGCATGGACGAATTCGTGACCAAGCCGGTGGCGCCGCGGCTGCTGTTTGCGGTGCTGGCCAAGTGGCTGGACCAGCGCGCCGCCACGCCGGAAGCGGCGCTGCGGCCGGTGGTGCCGCCGCCACCGTCGTTCTTCACCATGGCCGACGGCCAGCCCACGGCCGCTGGCGCGGTGGTGCTGCAGGCGGCTGAGCCGCAGGCCGCTGCTGCGGACAGCCTGGCGGCGCACGGGCCGGCCGCTGCGCCAGGCGCGCCAACACCGCCGACAGCGCTACCGCCGCAATCACCGCGGCCGCCATCACAGCAATCACCGCAGCCGCCATCACCGCCGTCAGCGCCGCCGGCCGAAGGCGAACTGTTCGACATCGCCGCGCTGGCGCAGACCTTTGCCGGCAAGCCGGACAAGATGCGCAAGTACACCCAGCTGTTCCTCGACTCCGCGCGCGACACCATGGTGGAAATCGATGCCGCGCTGGCCGCTGCCGACCTGGCGCGGCTGTCGGAACTGGGCCACCGTCTCAAGTCGTCGGCCCGCGCGGTGGGCGCCATGCGCTTCGGTAACCTGTGCCTGGCGCTGGAACAGGGCCGCCAGGACGCCGACACGGCCAGGGCTGGCGCGCTGGTGGCGCAGATGCACGCGCTGTTGCTGGTGCTAGGCCCGCACATGGAACAGGAACTGCTGGCCTACGATCCCGGCTAG
- a CDS encoding hybrid sensor histidine kinase/response regulator, which yields MTGPDDRLDAGLLLQTLTALKNGDFSARMPSGGAGVAGQVADTLNQIMAASEKMDADSRAGALLTQSQSLAQELRQTNQELAEKARLLSEQNIEVEQAKLALEEKATQLALSSRYKSEFLANMSHELRTPLNSLLILAQQLGDNPDGNLSDKQVEFARTIHGSGSDLLTLINDILDLSKIESGTVTLEFSEYRFEHLHQYVERTFRHMAEARHLDFSIELQGDLPAALMTDTTRLQQVLKNLLSNAFKFTSHGRVALTIGLADGGYSSDLPALCRADAVLAFAVTDTGVGIVADKLQLIFEAFQQADGSTARKYGGTGLGLSISRELARLLGGEIRVESVVGGGSTFTLFLPWYRAGCVASEPALEPAPAPRAVAMQVVELPELLHEESADEIDYHDDRALLAPGDPSVLIITDDERLAAMLLDLARAHRFKGVVTPNGDSALSLARDYLPSAILLDLDLPDIDGLTVLERVKRDPGTRHIPVHAVSNRREQERDRQQALRLGAQSYLYLYLNLYQYQPADREALRDLFARIRAFLARMQRSLLVVTDDATGRDAIVALLGAADLDIVAVNTGMAALAALRTRRFDCMVLDLALPDMSGFELLGAIAADRALRDLPLVVNTAGDIDRKQLDRLARLERGANGIVIREARTPERLLDETALFLHRSPANLSESQRRMLEDIHEAEGSLAGRSVLIVDDDVRNIFALSSLLERQQMQVSFAENGRDGIAVLERDPSIEIVLMDIMMPEMDGYDTMRAIRRIARFRSLPIITLTAKAMKGDRDKCIAAGASDYISKPVDVGQLLSLLRVWLN from the coding sequence ATGACCGGTCCGGACGACCGGCTTGACGCCGGCTTGTTGCTGCAAACGCTGACAGCCCTGAAAAACGGCGATTTTTCCGCCCGCATGCCGTCCGGCGGCGCCGGGGTGGCCGGCCAGGTGGCGGACACGCTCAACCAGATCATGGCGGCCAGCGAAAAAATGGATGCCGACAGCCGGGCCGGCGCCCTGCTCACGCAGTCGCAATCGCTGGCGCAGGAACTGCGGCAGACCAACCAGGAACTGGCGGAAAAGGCGCGGCTGCTGTCGGAGCAGAACATCGAGGTCGAGCAGGCCAAGCTGGCACTGGAGGAAAAGGCCACCCAGCTGGCGCTGTCGTCCAGGTACAAATCCGAGTTCCTGGCCAATATGTCGCACGAGCTGCGCACGCCGCTCAATTCCCTGCTGATCCTGGCGCAGCAACTGGGCGACAACCCGGACGGCAACCTGTCGGACAAGCAGGTGGAATTCGCCCGCACCATCCATGGCTCCGGCTCCGACCTGCTCACCCTCATCAACGACATCCTCGACCTGTCCAAGATCGAATCGGGCACGGTCACGCTCGAGTTTTCCGAATACCGGTTCGAGCACCTGCACCAGTATGTCGAGCGCACCTTCCGCCACATGGCCGAGGCCCGGCACCTGGATTTTTCGATCGAACTGCAGGGCGACCTGCCCGCCGCCCTGATGACCGACACCACGCGCCTGCAGCAGGTCCTCAAAAACCTGCTGTCGAACGCGTTCAAGTTTACCTCCCACGGCCGCGTGGCGCTGACGATCGGGCTGGCCGACGGCGGCTATTCCAGCGACCTGCCCGCCCTGTGCCGCGCCGATGCGGTGCTGGCGTTTGCCGTCACCGACACCGGCGTGGGCATCGTCGCGGACAAGCTGCAACTGATCTTCGAGGCGTTCCAGCAGGCCGACGGCTCCACCGCCCGCAAGTACGGCGGCACCGGCCTGGGACTGTCGATCTCGCGCGAACTGGCGCGCCTGCTGGGCGGCGAGATCCGGGTAGAGTCGGTGGTGGGCGGCGGTTCCACGTTTACCCTGTTCCTGCCATGGTATCGGGCCGGCTGTGTTGCGTCCGAACCCGCACTGGAACCGGCGCCGGCGCCCAGGGCCGTGGCAATGCAAGTCGTGGAACTGCCGGAGCTGCTCCACGAGGAATCGGCAGACGAGATCGACTACCACGACGACCGCGCACTGCTGGCGCCAGGCGATCCGTCGGTGCTGATCATCACCGACGACGAGCGGCTTGCCGCGATGCTGCTGGACCTGGCGCGCGCTCATCGCTTCAAGGGCGTGGTGACCCCCAACGGCGACTCGGCCCTGAGCCTGGCGCGCGACTACCTGCCCTCGGCCATCCTGCTCGACCTCGACCTGCCCGACATCGACGGCCTGACCGTGCTTGAACGCGTGAAACGCGATCCGGGCACGCGCCATATTCCCGTGCATGCAGTGTCCAACCGTCGCGAGCAGGAACGCGACCGGCAGCAGGCGCTGCGCCTGGGAGCCCAGTCCTATCTGTACCTCTACCTGAATCTGTACCAGTACCAGCCGGCCGACCGCGAAGCGCTGCGCGACCTGTTCGCGCGCATCCGCGCCTTTCTTGCGCGCATGCAGCGCAGCCTGCTGGTGGTGACTGACGACGCCACCGGGCGCGACGCCATCGTGGCGCTGCTCGGCGCCGCCGACCTGGACATCGTGGCCGTAAATACCGGCATGGCCGCGCTGGCAGCACTGCGCACGCGGCGCTTCGACTGCATGGTGCTCGACCTGGCGCTGCCCGACATGAGCGGCTTCGAACTGCTGGGCGCCATCGCTGCCGACCGCGCGCTGCGCGACCTGCCGCTGGTGGTCAACACCGCTGGCGACATCGATCGCAAGCAGCTCGACCGGCTCGCCCGCCTCGAACGCGGCGCCAACGGCATCGTGATCCGGGAAGCGCGCACGCCCGAACGTCTGCTCGACGAGACCGCGCTGTTCCTGCACCGGTCACCGGCCAATCTGTCCGAGTCCCAGCGCCGCATGCTCGAAGATATCCACGAAGCCGAGGGCAGCCTGGCCGGGCGCAGTGTGCTGATCGTCGATGACGACGTGCGCAATATCTTCGCCCTGTCGTCGCTGCTCGAACGCCAACAGATGCAGGTATCATTCGCAGAAAACGGCCGCGATGGCATCGCGGTGCTGGAGCGCGATCCGTCCATCGAGATCGTCCTGATGGACATCATGATGCCGGAAATGGATGGCTACGACACGATGCGCGCGATCCGGCGCATCGCCAGGTTCCGTTCGCTGCCGATTATTACGCTTACCGCCAAGGCCATGAAGGGCGATCGTGACAAATGCATCGCCGCCGGCGCGTCGGACTACATCAGCAAGCCGGTCGATGTGGGGCAACTGCTGTCGCTGCTCAGGGTCTGGCTGAATTAA
- a CDS encoding M1 family metallopeptidase produces the protein MQRSLMSIAVTAALALGPVLTHAAQAGPATKSRAAAQQTTQLPRNAAPTHYAVSLTPDAASRTFSASVVISLDITQATDRLVLNAADLAFSSAALSAGAGQPPQAATAIDLDADQQTATFRFGRTLQPGSYQLQLAYTGLIGTQAAGLFALDYQNGGAARRALYTQFENSEARRVIPSWDEPFYKATFALEATIPAGQMAVSNMPVAATTTLADGRELVRFATSPKMSTYLLFFGLGEFERATTSEGGTEIGVITQTGTLNQAQFALDSSRAVLREYNDYFGVKYPLPKLDNIGAPGQSQFFSAMENWGAIFTFEYAILLDPRTATQEDREGVFVTAAHEIAHQWFGNLVTMAWWDDLWLNEGFASWMESRTTARLHPEWDWHLRAVHTREGAMASDALASTHPVIQRIATVEQASQAFDNITYQKGEAVIRMLEEYVGTDAWRNGVRAYIARHAYGNTVSDDLWRQVEKAAHKPVTAIAHDFTLQPGVPLIRVADAVCRNGKATVALTQGEFAKDDTPRKPLSWRVPVIAGTVGGATVRTVVAGGKATITLPECGAVLVNAGQSGYYRTLYTPKGFAALAGRFAHLPAIDQMGLLADAAALGMSGHMPAPGYLELVATTPVAAAPQVWEDIAGTLAGLHASYEGKPEQRAAFDSFARARLAPVLARVGWTAVPGEAAPVANLRATLIAALGDMGDAGVLAEARRRYALRHSDQDAMPVTLRRPILGVIAANADAATWDALLAEARAETSAMVKAEQYGLLGSSRNPALARRALDLALTDEAGATNSASMISHVANQHPDLAFDYAVAHREQVEQKIDATSRSRFFPGLARRSADPAMVAKLNTYADQHLAADARGDVKIAIASIEYRVKVRKERLPEIDAWLAHHR, from the coding sequence ATGCAACGCAGTTTGATGTCGATCGCCGTGACGGCGGCTCTGGCCCTGGGCCCTGTCCTCACCCATGCAGCGCAGGCAGGACCAGCGACCAAATCCAGGGCAGCCGCGCAACAGACTACCCAGCTCCCGCGCAATGCCGCGCCCACGCACTACGCGGTGTCGCTCACGCCGGACGCCGCCAGCCGCACGTTCAGCGCCAGCGTCGTCATCTCGCTCGATATCACGCAGGCGACCGACCGCCTGGTGCTCAATGCCGCCGACCTGGCATTTTCCAGCGCTGCGCTCAGCGCCGGCGCCGGCCAGCCGCCACAAGCGGCTACCGCCATCGACCTCGACGCCGACCAGCAAACCGCCACCTTCCGCTTCGGCCGCACGCTGCAACCGGGCAGCTACCAGCTACAACTGGCGTACACGGGCCTGATCGGCACCCAGGCCGCCGGCCTGTTCGCGCTGGACTACCAGAACGGCGGCGCAGCCAGGCGGGCGCTGTACACCCAGTTTGAAAACTCCGAGGCGCGCCGCGTGATCCCGTCATGGGACGAGCCGTTTTATAAAGCCACGTTCGCACTGGAGGCGACCATTCCCGCCGGCCAGATGGCGGTGTCGAACATGCCGGTGGCAGCGACCACCACGCTGGCCGACGGGCGCGAACTGGTGCGCTTTGCCACGTCGCCGAAGATGTCCACCTACCTGCTGTTCTTCGGCCTCGGTGAATTCGAGCGCGCCACCACGTCCGAAGGCGGCACCGAGATCGGCGTGATCACGCAAACCGGCACGCTGAACCAGGCCCAGTTCGCGCTCGACTCGTCGCGCGCCGTATTGCGCGAGTATAACGACTACTTCGGCGTCAAGTACCCGCTGCCAAAACTGGACAATATCGGCGCGCCGGGCCAGAGCCAGTTCTTCAGCGCCATGGAAAACTGGGGCGCCATCTTTACCTTCGAATACGCGATCCTGCTCGACCCGCGCACCGCCACCCAGGAAGACCGCGAAGGGGTGTTTGTCACCGCCGCCCACGAAATCGCCCACCAGTGGTTCGGCAACCTGGTTACCATGGCCTGGTGGGACGACCTGTGGCTCAACGAAGGTTTTGCATCGTGGATGGAATCACGCACCACCGCGCGCCTGCACCCGGAATGGGACTGGCACCTGCGCGCGGTGCACACGCGCGAAGGCGCGATGGCCAGCGACGCCCTGGCCTCCACCCACCCGGTGATACAGCGCATCGCTACCGTGGAACAGGCCAGCCAGGCCTTCGACAACATCACCTACCAGAAGGGCGAAGCGGTGATCCGCATGCTGGAAGAATACGTGGGTACGGACGCCTGGCGCAACGGCGTGCGCGCGTACATCGCCAGGCATGCATACGGCAATACGGTGTCCGACGACCTGTGGCGCCAGGTGGAAAAGGCGGCGCACAAGCCGGTCACCGCCATCGCCCACGACTTCACGCTGCAACCGGGCGTGCCGCTGATCCGCGTGGCTGATGCCGTATGCAGGAACGGCAAGGCCACCGTCGCCCTCACCCAGGGTGAATTCGCCAAGGACGACACCCCCCGTAAACCTTTGAGCTGGCGCGTGCCGGTCATCGCCGGGACCGTGGGCGGCGCCACTGTGCGCACGGTGGTTGCCGGCGGTAAGGCCACCATCACCCTGCCCGAGTGCGGCGCGGTGCTGGTCAACGCCGGCCAGAGCGGCTACTACCGCACGCTCTATACGCCGAAGGGCTTTGCCGCGCTGGCCGGGCGCTTCGCCCACCTGCCGGCCATCGATCAAATGGGGTTGCTGGCCGATGCCGCCGCGCTGGGCATGTCCGGCCACATGCCGGCGCCCGGCTACCTGGAACTGGTGGCCACCACGCCGGTGGCAGCCGCGCCTCAGGTGTGGGAAGACATCGCCGGCACGCTGGCCGGCCTGCACGCCAGCTACGAGGGCAAGCCGGAACAGCGGGCCGCCTTCGACAGCTTTGCGCGTGCGCGCCTGGCGCCGGTGCTCGCGCGGGTAGGCTGGACAGCCGTCCCCGGCGAGGCCGCACCTGTCGCCAACCTGCGCGCCACGCTGATCGCCGCCCTCGGCGACATGGGTGACGCTGGCGTGCTGGCCGAAGCGCGCCGCCGCTATGCGCTGCGCCACAGCGACCAGGACGCCATGCCGGTGACCTTACGCCGTCCGATCCTGGGCGTGATCGCCGCCAACGCCGATGCAGCGACCTGGGATGCGCTGCTGGCCGAGGCGCGCGCCGAAACATCGGCCATGGTCAAGGCCGAGCAATACGGTTTGCTCGGTTCCAGCCGCAACCCGGCACTGGCCCGCCGCGCGCTGGACCTGGCGCTGACCGACGAAGCCGGCGCCACCAACAGCGCCAGCATGATCAGCCACGTCGCCAACCAGCATCCGGACCTGGCGTTCGACTACGCGGTGGCGCACCGCGAGCAGGTGGAACAGAAGATCGACGCCACGTCGCGCAGCCGCTTCTTCCCCGGCCTGGCCCGCCGCTCGGCCGATCCGGCCATGGTGGCCAAGCTCAACACCTACGCCGACCAGCACCTGGCCGCCGACGCGCGCGGCGACGTCAAGATCGCGATCGCCTCGATCGAGTACCGCGTCAAGGTGCGCAAGGAGCGGCTGCCAGAAATCGACGCCTGGCTGGCGCACCATCGCTGA
- a CDS encoding YceI family protein, producing MHTTMLSTSPLRAYLLAAPFIVALAACSPLPPSTPATAPATITQAPPAEPAPPAAPAAGALAIDSANSLIAVTVRRGGVLARLGHDHVVAARTITGTVTPTDNRAQFQFRLDQMTVDEPALRQVAGLEKQPSPEAVAGTRTNMLTRVLDADRYPLVTVRAERIADDQPLGVAITLHGVTRAYQIPVVFAREGNTLTVSGTVDLKQTDFGLVPFSVMGGAMAVEDRMELRFTVVAK from the coding sequence ATGCACACAACCATGTTATCGACATCACCACTGCGCGCGTACCTGCTGGCGGCCCCGTTCATCGTGGCGCTGGCCGCCTGCTCGCCGCTGCCGCCTTCCACGCCCGCCACCGCGCCGGCGACGATCACGCAGGCGCCACCGGCCGAGCCGGCGCCGCCAGCCGCTCCAGCAGCGGGGGCACTCGCCATCGACAGCGCCAACTCGCTGATCGCCGTCACCGTGCGGCGCGGCGGTGTGCTGGCGCGCCTGGGCCACGACCATGTGGTGGCCGCACGCACTATCACCGGCACCGTCACGCCGACCGACAATCGCGCGCAGTTCCAGTTCCGCCTCGACCAGATGACGGTGGACGAACCGGCGCTGCGCCAGGTCGCGGGGCTGGAAAAGCAGCCTTCACCGGAAGCCGTCGCCGGCACCCGCACCAATATGCTGACCAGGGTGCTCGACGCCGACCGCTATCCGCTGGTCACCGTGCGCGCCGAACGCATTGCCGACGACCAGCCGCTGGGCGTGGCCATTACCCTGCACGGTGTCACACGCGCGTACCAGATCCCGGTGGTGTTCGCCCGCGAAGGCAATACCCTGACGGTGAGCGGCACGGTCGATCTGAAGCAGACCGATTTCGGCCTGGTGCCGTTCTCGGTGATGGGCGGCGCCATGGCGGTGGAAGACCGGATGGAGCTGCGCTTCACCGTGGTGGCGAAATAA
- a CDS encoding LysE family translocator, which yields MLISPEQFIGFLSAALLITISPGPDNLMVLSVGVSRGRRQGMVFGIGCALGCLSHTVLAALGVSALIAASPTAFGALKIIGGAYLVWLGIGALRSRGGARVAQAGLPDESLGRLFVKGLFANAINPKVVLFFLSFLPQFVVAERGDASWQTAQLGLLFTVQAAVLFSLLGYFSGAVGAWINRHPGAGMWMDRVAGAVFVGLGLKLIISR from the coding sequence ATGTTAATTTCGCCAGAACAGTTCATCGGTTTTCTCAGCGCCGCCTTGCTGATTACGATCTCGCCCGGGCCCGACAACCTGATGGTGCTCAGCGTGGGCGTCTCGCGCGGCCGCCGCCAGGGCATGGTGTTCGGCATCGGCTGCGCGCTGGGCTGCCTCAGTCACACGGTGCTGGCCGCACTGGGCGTGAGCGCGCTGATCGCCGCTTCCCCGACAGCGTTTGGCGCCTTGAAGATCATCGGCGGCGCCTACCTGGTGTGGCTCGGCATCGGTGCATTGCGCAGCCGGGGCGGAGCGCGCGTGGCGCAAGCCGGCCTGCCTGACGAAAGCCTGGGGCGGCTGTTCGTCAAGGGGTTGTTCGCCAATGCCATCAATCCCAAGGTGGTGCTGTTCTTCCTGTCGTTCTTGCCGCAGTTCGTGGTGGCCGAACGCGGTGATGCCAGCTGGCAGACGGCGCAACTGGGCTTGCTGTTCACGGTGCAGGCGGCGGTGCTGTTTTCGCTGCTCGGCTATTTTTCCGGCGCAGTGGGGGCGTGGATCAATCGCCACCCCGGCGCCGGGATGTGGATGGACCGGGTGGCGGGGGCAGTATTCGTGGGCCTGGGATTAAAACTGATTATTTCGAGATAG
- a CDS encoding TadE/TadG family type IV pilus assembly protein gives MAKHQQCKRPTQGLAAVEFCLVLPLLLVMLAFPLYFGRYCYHYSVAHAAATSAATFMSKVPLGDMLNTTKAPVAISVAKEIIGAMTAELNPGPSKPFIAIDCVQSNCGGNSKPNVVRVSIEMTMEDIFFRDVTQLSLPIYVSITLPYRGR, from the coding sequence GTGGCAAAACATCAACAGTGCAAACGACCTACGCAGGGACTGGCGGCAGTCGAGTTCTGCCTGGTATTGCCGCTGCTCTTGGTCATGCTGGCGTTCCCGCTCTACTTCGGGCGATATTGCTACCATTACAGCGTCGCCCATGCGGCGGCTACTAGTGCTGCCACCTTCATGTCGAAAGTACCCCTGGGCGATATGCTCAACACAACGAAGGCGCCCGTCGCCATCTCAGTTGCCAAGGAGATTATTGGCGCGATGACGGCCGAGTTAAATCCAGGGCCGTCGAAGCCTTTCATTGCGATCGACTGCGTGCAGAGTAATTGCGGAGGAAATTCCAAACCCAACGTTGTACGGGTGTCCATCGAAATGACGATGGAGGATATTTTTTTTCGTGATGTCACTCAACTGAGTCTGCCCATATATGTTTCGATCACGCTACCCTATCGAGGACGGTGA